From Dermatophagoides farinae isolate YC_2012a chromosome 10, ASM2471394v1, whole genome shotgun sequence, a single genomic window includes:
- the LOC124490193 gene encoding uncharacterized protein LOC124490193, producing MSLAAASSPTSSPSPSSSSIQQQQSAATASIILSPGYYRRQEREQQQHHTNLNTRQHISVLANACLGQPQPVSSTLVPSSIPHQWLNCTSVTRNSVESPPIEKMTNQSHKCVQQQRDQIDDNHQTPPIETSTPSSIATDETPQIDRWSRDFRSLIDDRDGVNLFRQYTVETGLDHLLNFYFACIGLKSTEIDVSTKKRSIVVIFKRFILNPKILELSKECQQHLIDVYKIQLNSSKSSSSLDTNRQNQQQLQFLDENTFNEAFNEIESRLSGAIYQNFLKSRIFLDYINKFDWTNNVQQPTAEIASCYKTDLNHQQSLQAKENHLSPQLSESLDDPEQEFVSESNNYVKRFDMPVIDETSEDGDSTVIEVVPKFSQQQQHSRIPQPQLRSLSSNKPNQPAASRERLHLQFYALENPPHPYHVNRHAQYSSVQYNSKKDSEIESISSSDSSFVCSRDRKSLLRNMSSSLSNKTLTQRFQRPPPQQMKNQLLPTENPDEFARRLIEKLNKVRSEQETDIKLSQALISFERAHSPSLPGSQHGGGSVQQREAGVGKNSTNNNQTSSKSNHRESGLGLALKNIDFSTLKNESGQAILDKHFAQVFETPNADSPSTSNQSSSAPYPHHTNPQQIIHPPPPLSPTPHFIAQFNSLSANNSVTIPAYVKFSNEEVPHKLTLIGPHITLLSFKQQIPTKRGIQEFFFKRQSSESEKLDCGSDSLWINIKDDHQTLPQLDGKIHARVELTN from the exons ATGAGCCTTGCAGCAGCATCATCACCAACTTCATCACcttcaccatcatcttcgtcgatccaacaacaacaatcagcTGCAACAGCATCAATTATTCTAAGTCCTGGTTATTATCGTCGTCAAGAAcgagaacaacaacaacatcatacAAATCTTAATACTAGACAGCATATATCTGTTTTGGCCAATGCTTGTTTAGGACAACCACAGCCagtttcatcaacattagtGCCATCATCGATACCACATCAATGGTTAAATTGTACATCAGTAACAAGAAATTCTGTTGAAAGTCCTCCTATTGAAAAGATGACTAATCAATCACATAAATGTGTTCAACAGCAACGTGACCaaattgatgacaatcatcaaacaccACCAATTGAAACATCGACACCATCAAGTATAGCTACTGATGAAACACCACAAATTGATCGTTGGTCAAGAGATTTTCGttcattgatcgatgatCGTGATGGTGTTAATCTTTTTCGTCAATATACAGTTGAAACTGGACTTGATCATTTgctaaatttttatttcgcaTGTATAGGTTTGAAATCAACTGAAATTGATGTTAGCACAAAAAAACGTTCAATTGTTGTGATATTCAAACGTTTTATATTGAAtccaaaaattcttgaattatCCAAAGAATGTCAACAACATTTAATAGATGTCTATAAAATTCAACTAAATAGCTcgaaatcttcatcatcattggatacAAATCGCCAAAATCAACAGCAGCTACAGTTTCTAGATGAGAATACATTTAATGAAGCATTTAATGAGATAGAATCTCGATTAAGTGGTGCCATTTATCAGAATTTTCTTAAATCAAGAATATTTCTTGATTACATAAATAAATTCGATTGGACGAATAATGTACAACAACCGACTGCTGAAATCGCTTCGTGCTACAAAACtgatttgaatcatcaacaatcgcTACAAGCAAAAGAAAACCATTTATCACCTCAGTTATCGGAATCTTTGGATGATCCGGAACAAGAATTTGTTTCAga GTCCAATAATTATGTAAAAAGATTTGATATGCCAGTTATTGATGAAACTAGCGAAGATGGTGATTCAACTGTCATAGAGGTTGTGCCCAAATtctctcaacaacaacagcattcACGAATACCACAACCACAACTtagatcattatcatcgaacaAACCGAATCAACCCGCTGCAAGCAGGGAACGATTACATCTTCAATTTTATGCATTGGAAAATCCACCACATCCGTATCATGTAAACAGACATGCTCAATATTCATCAGTACAATATAATTCTAAAAAAGACTCTGAAATTGAATCCATATCATCCAGCGATtcatcgtttgtttgttcacgTGAtagaaaatcattattacgtAATATgagttcatcattatcaaacaaaacattgacaCAACGATTTCAAAGGCCTCCACCTCAacagatgaaaaatcaaCTATTACCAACGGAAAATCCTGATGAATTTGCACgtagattgattgaaaaattgaataaagttCGTTCAGAACAAGAAACTGATATAAAACTAAGCCAAGCATTGATATCTTTTGAACGAGCACACTCACCATCATTGCCTGGATCACAACACGGCGGTGGCAGCGTTCAACAACGTGAAGCTGGTGTGGGCAAAAATTCcaccaacaataatcaaacatcgagcaaatcaaatcatcgaGAATCAGGCCTAGGTTTGgcattgaaaaatatcgatttcaGTACACTTAAAAATGAGAGTGGTCAAGCCATATTAGATAAACATTTTGCACAAGTTTTCGAAACACCGAATGCCGATTCACCATCCACAtctaatcaatcatcatcggcacCATATCCCCATCACACTAATCCACAACAAATCATtcatccaccaccaccattatcaccGACACCACATTTTATTgctcaattcaattcattatccGCTAACAATTCGGTGACAATACCTGCATATGTTAAGTTTTCTAATGAAGAAGTTCCACATAAATTGACATTGATTGGACCACATATCACTTTATTgtcattcaaacaacaaattccaaCCAAACGTGGtatacaagaattttttttcaaaagacAATCAAGTGAATCAGAAAAACTTGATTGTGGTTCCGATTCTTTGTGGATCAACATCaaagatgatcatcaaacattaCCACAGCTTGATGGTAAGATCCATGCAAGAGTTGAATTAACTAACTAA